CAACGAGTTCACCCTTATATCCAGTGATGATCGTTGCACTGGTCACACCTTGTGCAACGAGCGTATCGAGGATATGTCCAAGGATCGGTTTGCCGGCAACATTCACAAGCACCTTTGGAAGAGAGTGCGTGAATGGTCGCAAACGAGTGCCTATCCCGGCAACGGGAATGATAGCATGCATAGAAGACAAAGATACGGCAGGATGCTAATGTGCTAATGTGCTAATGTGCTAATGTGCTAGTGTGCTAGAATGCTAGAATGCTAGAATGTTAGAGTGCCAATGGCCTGTACAGGTCACCTAAGCAGGTCACCTAAGCAGGTCACCTAAGCAGGCCTTAACGGAGCTTCAACGTTTGGCCTTTGCGCACGTTCGTAGACTTGCGCAGGGATGGGTTCTTGGCCTGAAGGGATTCAACGGACAGTCCGAAGCGGTCTGCGATCTCGATGAGGGTGTCTCCGGATCGAACGGTATAGCGGGCTGGGACCTTGATCGGAGGCACAGGGGTCGGTTTTGGCTCCTGGATCTGGGCTACCTTACTCTTTGGCAGTGATGTCTCCACATCAATGGTTGAGCCGGCTTTGAGAGCGCCAGATTTCTTCATCCCGTTGAGTTCGCGGAGCCGATCGGGTGTGGTCTCATAGGATTCAGCCAGCTCGGTGAGCGTCTCGCCTTTACGGACGGTGTGGCGTACAGTGCGCGTCACTGCCAAACGCTCAACAGACGGACTTCCTGTCTTTGGGGCATCCGTGATCGATACGATGAGGGTGTCTCCCACTCGAATGTTCTCGTGGTCGTACGGCAGATCGTTCCAGTTCCTGATGTCGGCAATACGGACGCCGAAACGTCGTGCGATCGACGAAAGATTGTCACCGGAACGCACAGCATACGTAACGCGATTCTCCGGCGATGCTTTGCGACTTACAACCTCTGGCTCTGAGACGATCGCTGGTTTGGTTGCAGGTTTAGCACCTTTATCCATCGGCAGGATGTCCGGAGACGTGGTTGCCTGACCCATCTCCTTGCCTTCGGACGGTTCCGTAACACGAGATGTGATCGGAACACGGAGTATGCTTCCCCTGCGAAGTTTGGTCTTGTAGCCGCTGAGGCCGTTGACCTCCGCGATCTGGGAACCGGAAACCCCGTATCTCTTTGCGATGGAAGCAAGGGTTTCACCTCGGGTAACGGTGTGATTGACCCATGGACGTTTTTCTTGTTCACTCAGCAGTGCAAACCGCTTCCTGAACATATCGGCTGTCCCCGGGTACAACTTCAACTCATAGGTTCCAGCGGGTGGCGTTGAGCCGCGCACCAACTCCGGATTGAGCTTGGCCAAGGAGTCCTTTGCTACATCTGCACAGGTTGCCAGCACCGATAACTGAACGGGCTCACTGATCTTCACCGTCTCGTATTCATACGACGGATGGAAGTTCAACGAGTCGTCGGAAAAGCCATACTGATCCCGATTTGAGGAGATCAATGAGGTGGCAATGAACCTTGGAACGTACTGTTGGGTCTCGCGCGGAAGGAAGGCTTGGATCTGCCAGAAATTCGGGTTTTCGAGGCCCGACTTCCTGATGGCACGGCGGACATTTCCGCCTCCACAGTTATATGCTGCAAGAGCTAGGTGCCAGTCTCCAAGGTCATTGTAGAGGTCCCGAAGGAAGCGCATCGCGGCTCGGGTAGACTTCTCCGGATCGCGGCGTTCGTCGATCCAATAGGTCACATCTAGGTCATATTCTTCGCCCGTTGGCTGCATGAACTGCCACATACCCATTGCGCGGGCCCTGGAGAAGGCATTTGGGTTGAGACCGGATTCCACGATGGCCAGATTGGCGATCTCGGGCGGCATTTTTTCTTCGGCAGCAATGCGGTGGATCATAGAATTCCACCTGCCGGTGCGCTCAAGGGAGATGCGCATGAACTTCTTGCCCAATGGCCGAGCCGTGAAGAAGTCGATGTTCTTCTGAACTGCATCGTTGTAGGTCAGCGGTATCGTCGTTTCCGGTATGCTCGAAGGGGGCTCGGGTTTTGGTATTGTTATCGTCTCCACGGTTGGCCGCTGAGCATCGATCTCTTCAAAGAGCCTGTCGCGTAGAATGAACACCGAAGAGTTCTCATCAAGGTTGTCGATGTTCTGGACGTAGGCTTCATAGTCCTCGATCACAGCCTGTACGAGGTCTGTGAAGTCAACATTCTCTTCGATCTTAGGGTATGACGCTAGGTTGTTCAGTTGCGCAATGGCGGCTTCGAACTGCTCCGCTGCCAGCGCGGTGTCCTTCTGCTCTACAAGAGAGAGTGCCTTGAGGTATCTCCGGCGGGCGCGCTCAAGATTAGCGGTGATCTCCGGGTCCCACTCACCGGCGGTTGACGTTTCTTCGTCAAGGTCGCTGAATTCGTCTGGAAAGACCGGACGTTGGCGGGCTGAATCCGGAATGGCAACGGAAGGCGGTGGATT
This region of Ignavibacteria bacterium genomic DNA includes:
- a CDS encoding LysM peptidoglycan-binding domain-containing protein — translated: MICAACTYLGRTWLLTMLLVCMVMVAPIVSTSSPSGNPPPSVAIPDSARQRPVFPDEFSDLDEETSTAGEWDPEITANLERARRRYLKALSLVEQKDTALAAEQFEAAIAQLNNLASYPKIEENVDFTDLVQAVIEDYEAYVQNIDNLDENSSVFILRDRLFEEIDAQRPTVETITIPKPEPPSSIPETTIPLTYNDAVQKNIDFFTARPLGKKFMRISLERTGRWNSMIHRIAAEEKMPPEIANLAIVESGLNPNAFSRARAMGMWQFMQPTGEEYDLDVTYWIDERRDPEKSTRAAMRFLRDLYNDLGDWHLALAAYNCGGGNVRRAIRKSGLENPNFWQIQAFLPRETQQYVPRFIATSLISSNRDQYGFSDDSLNFHPSYEYETVKISEPVQLSVLATCADVAKDSLAKLNPELVRGSTPPAGTYELKLYPGTADMFRKRFALLSEQEKRPWVNHTVTRGETLASIAKRYGVSGSQIAEVNGLSGYKTKLRRGSILRVPITSRVTEPSEGKEMGQATTSPDILPMDKGAKPATKPAIVSEPEVVSRKASPENRVTYAVRSGDNLSSIARRFGVRIADIRNWNDLPYDHENIRVGDTLIVSITDAPKTGSPSVERLAVTRTVRHTVRKGETLTELAESYETTPDRLRELNGMKKSGALKAGSTIDVETSLPKSKVAQIQEPKPTPVPPIKVPARYTVRSGDTLIEIADRFGLSVESLQAKNPSLRKSTNVRKGQTLKLR